The proteins below are encoded in one region of Mesoplasma melaleucae:
- the mnmE gene encoding tRNA uridine-5-carboxymethylaminomethyl(34) synthesis GTPase MnmE, translating to MNNINQTIVAPTTNISTQAISLIRISGDDSFNIINKLLNLKITETKNVWVRKLFDKNELVDEVVLTSFVAPASFTGENVVEIACHGGILNTQRIINLIIKNGARMANKGEFSQRAFLNNKIDLIQAEGINDLIFAKNELALKIGVNNMSGTHNQSIINLKANLLDIISRIQVSIDYPDYEDVEGNSIPELTSALSDINVEVNKLLKRSKMAIKNTNGIKTAIVGKTNVGKSSLLNALLNEDKAIVTDIHGTTRDIVTGEINLEHISLNLIDTAGIRNTSDVVESLGIEKSFKMIEEAELVLFVVNNESIEDNENKNIFNKLTDKKFILVVNKSELLSDDEKQQLLNQFNNVVFTSAINQDINALINKIEKIHISEELTKNDSLILINIEQISFVEQVKERLERSLNAIIAGMPIDIVNVDLHEAWNYLNELIGEQYDEEIIDNIFKKYCLGK from the coding sequence ATGAATAATATAAATCAAACAATAGTTGCACCAACAACCAATATTTCAACTCAAGCTATCTCTTTAATCAGAATTAGTGGAGATGATAGTTTTAATATTATTAATAAACTATTAAATCTTAAAATTACTGAAACAAAAAATGTTTGAGTGAGAAAATTATTTGATAAAAATGAACTAGTTGATGAAGTTGTGTTAACTTCGTTCGTAGCTCCAGCAAGCTTTACTGGTGAGAATGTGGTTGAAATCGCTTGTCATGGGGGTATTTTAAACACTCAACGCATAATCAACCTAATTATCAAGAACGGTGCAAGAATGGCTAATAAAGGTGAATTTAGCCAAAGAGCATTTTTAAATAATAAAATAGATTTAATTCAAGCAGAAGGAATTAATGATTTAATCTTTGCTAAGAATGAATTAGCTTTAAAAATTGGAGTTAATAACATGAGTGGTACGCATAATCAAAGCATCATTAACTTGAAAGCAAACTTATTAGATATTATTTCAAGAATTCAAGTTTCAATTGATTATCCTGATTATGAGGATGTTGAAGGAAATAGCATTCCTGAGTTAACAAGTGCATTATCTGATATCAATGTTGAAGTTAATAAATTATTAAAAAGATCTAAAATGGCAATTAAAAATACTAACGGAATTAAAACAGCAATTGTTGGTAAAACCAATGTTGGTAAATCTTCTTTATTAAATGCATTATTAAATGAAGACAAAGCAATTGTTACAGATATTCACGGAACAACTAGAGATATTGTAACTGGTGAAATTAATCTTGAACATATCAGTTTAAATTTAATTGATACAGCCGGAATTAGAAATACTAGTGATGTTGTTGAAAGTTTAGGAATTGAAAAATCATTTAAAATGATTGAAGAAGCTGAACTAGTTTTATTTGTTGTGAATAATGAATCTATAGAAGATAATGAAAACAAAAATATTTTTAATAAACTAACAGATAAAAAATTTATTTTAGTTGTTAACAAAAGTGAACTACTTTCAGATGATGAAAAGCAACAACTATTAAATCAATTTAATAATGTTGTATTTACAAGTGCAATTAACCAAGATATTAACGCATTAATTAATAAAATTGAGAAAATACATATTAGTGAAGAACTAACAAAAAATGATTCTTTAATTTTAATTAACATTGAGCAAATTTCATTTGTAGAACAAGTAAAAGAGCGTTTAGAAAGATCTCTAAACGCCATTATTGCTGGAATGCCAATTGACATTGTTAATGTTGATTTACATGAAGCTTGAAATTACTTAAATGAACTTATTGGTGAGCAATATGATGAAGAAATCATTGATAATATCTTTAAAAAATATTGTCTTGGTAAATAA
- a CDS encoding reverse transcriptase domain-containing protein, whose translation MYTSEFFQSGIVCFLSNASFFNELFNFIKTKNGKMSIYVDDIFLSFKNENQLQETINKIFEIAKKHKVKINRKKVFISNSSKGIRYHNLLFKNKNFM comes from the coding sequence ATTTATACCTCAGAGTTTTTTCAATCTGGTATCGTTTGTTTTCTTTCAAATGCTTCTTTTTTTAATGAACTTTTTAATTTTATTAAAACTAAAAATGGAAAAATGAGTATTTATGTTGATGATATATTTTTATCTTTTAAAAATGAAAATCAATTACAAGAAACAATAAACAAAATATTTGAAATAGCTAAAAAACATAAAGTTAAAATAAATAGAAAAAAAGTATTTATTTCTAATTCATCAAAAGGAATTCGTTATCACAACCTTTTATTTAAAAACAAAAACTTTATGTAA